One window from the genome of Asterias amurensis chromosome 12, ASM3211899v1 encodes:
- the LOC139945508 gene encoding uncharacterized protein isoform X1 has translation MGDQVYYVRQTGTMGRGRGRGGGRRSMSRSPTRTAMSQNGRNTVRRKGGPHARGGGSSNGKGGSSQKTFSRLIFLGASKMRSGEPGVQELSQLVEEIRGRAKAYKERGVAIPFYAMNITEKQVSFMEVQTRDVQHIPINLIHFVAADPRHSNIFSMVARGKGNRFVCHVFECNTPRQCGVITSTLSEAFRVGYENWIHVEENQRRLAERREMDMGGLDYFQEWDDHAPRGMPLYNISQYYNSGNSRPRNFVRPQDDLPVLPDRLIVTQGGREVNGEPSSMRYSFEDEEEEFDDYPVEEVYVRSGGGGRRRNQPVVFDVRPDWD, from the exons ATGGGTGACCAGGTCTACTATGTGAGACAAACTGGGACCATGGGACGAGGAAGAGGACGGGGAGGAGGCCGTCGTTCAATGTCTCGGTCCCCGACTCGTACGGCTATGAGTCAGAATGGCCGTAACACCGTAAGACGCAAAGGCGGTCCGCATGCACGGGGAGGAGGCAGTTCGAACGGCAAGGGAGGCAGCAGTCAAAAGACCTTTTCCCGGCTGATCTTCCTCGGTGCTTCCAAAATGAGGAGTGGCGAGCCAGGTGTGCAGGAGTTGTCACAACTGGTAGAGGAGATCCGAGGGCGCGCTAAGGCGTATAAAGAGCGAGGTGTTGCCATACCTTTCTACGCCATGAATATCACCGAGAAACAGGTGTCTTTTATGGAAGTCC AGACGAGAGATGTTCAGCACATCCCAATAAATCTGATCCATTTCGTCGCTGCCGACCCGCGTCATAGCAACATCTTCTCCATGGTGGCCAGAGGTAAAGGGAACCGTTTCGTGTGCCACGTCTTCGAGTGCAACACCCCGAGGCAGTGCGGGGTCATCACGTCCACCCTGTCCGAGGCGTTCCGTGTCGGGTATGAGAACTGGATCCATGTGGAGGAGAACCAACGTAGATTGGCTGAGAGGAGGGAAATGGACATGGGAGGACTTG ACTATTTCCAAGAATGGGACGACCACGCCCCACGTGGCATGCCCCTCTACAACATCTCCCAATACTACAACTCGGGCAACTCTCGTCCCAGAAACTTTGTGAGGCCCCAAGACGATTTACCTGTCCTCCCAGACCGCCTCATCGTCACCCAGGGCGGCCGAGAGGTCAATGGAGAACCCTCGTCCATGAGGTACTCGTTCGAGGATGAAGAAGAGGAGTTTGATGACTACCCGGTGGAAGAGGTCTACGTTAGGTCTGGTGGTGGGGGGCGTCGCCGGAACCAGCCTGTTGTCTTCGACGTACGCCCTGACTGGGACTAA
- the LOC139945508 gene encoding uncharacterized protein isoform X2, translating into MYGGTGYGNPGHHQQRLMSRGPGPQMAPMAPMGPGPQVRRPLRYLPPEPRGYAEFPAIYMGSVPLGAGVGGGDPSFEDVARVVSFLRDRTEDFRRNGTRLKMYVIEVGSDRVSFKQLETRDVQHIPINLIHFVAADPRHSNIFSMVARGKGNRFVCHVFECNTPRQCGVITSTLSEAFRVGYENWIHVEENQRRLAERREMDMGGLDYFQEWDDHAPRGMPLYNISQYYNSGNSRPRNFVRPQDDLPVLPDRLIVTQGGREVNGEPSSMRYSFEDEEEEFDDYPVEEVYVRSGGGGRRRNQPVVFDVRPDWD; encoded by the exons ATGTACGGAGGGACTGGTTATGGAAACCCCGGTCACCATCAGCAACGCTTGATGTCACGGGGGCCTGGCCCACAGATGGCACCGATGGCACCGATGGGCCCGGGCCCTCAGGTCCGTCGACCTCTCCGTTACCTGCCTCCTGAACCTCGTGGATATGCGGAGTTTCCTGCTATCTATATGGGGTCTGTTCCCCTTGGGGCTGGGGTTGGCGGTGGGGATCCAAGTTTTGAAGATGTAGCCCGCGTTGTGTCTTTTCTTCGAGACAGGACCGAAGACTTCAGGCGGAATGGTACACGTCTCAAGATGTATGTGATTGAAGTGGGCAGTGATAGAGTGTCATTCAAACAACTTG AGACGAGAGATGTTCAGCACATCCCAATAAATCTGATCCATTTCGTCGCTGCCGACCCGCGTCATAGCAACATCTTCTCCATGGTGGCCAGAGGTAAAGGGAACCGTTTCGTGTGCCACGTCTTCGAGTGCAACACCCCGAGGCAGTGCGGGGTCATCACGTCCACCCTGTCCGAGGCGTTCCGTGTCGGGTATGAGAACTGGATCCATGTGGAGGAGAACCAACGTAGATTGGCTGAGAGGAGGGAAATGGACATGGGAGGACTTG ACTATTTCCAAGAATGGGACGACCACGCCCCACGTGGCATGCCCCTCTACAACATCTCCCAATACTACAACTCGGGCAACTCTCGTCCCAGAAACTTTGTGAGGCCCCAAGACGATTTACCTGTCCTCCCAGACCGCCTCATCGTCACCCAGGGCGGCCGAGAGGTCAATGGAGAACCCTCGTCCATGAGGTACTCGTTCGAGGATGAAGAAGAGGAGTTTGATGACTACCCGGTGGAAGAGGTCTACGTTAGGTCTGGTGGTGGGGGGCGTCGCCGGAACCAGCCTGTTGTCTTCGACGTACGCCCTGACTGGGACTAA